One Poecile atricapillus isolate bPoeAtr1 chromosome 31, bPoeAtr1.hap1, whole genome shotgun sequence genomic window carries:
- the LOC131590016 gene encoding coiled-coil domain-containing protein 9-like, translating into MAAALEKDAELDRRIAALRRKNEALVRRYQEIEADRRAAELQGGAVTARPPRGGQRHPQSEPKPPPRDPKPPQGPPRTPGRPQGGGGAGGGSRPRRPRGRGGGAGGGDGSDRKSQEWEQRRLQNIEQMNEEMQKIAEYERNCRDGFPDPSPNPVRNFLDDPRRRGPERGRGPGGGSRRRGRSWGGAELGKNTSRRGGIPAPLDPTLWMTGRERAEYERWKRERDRIDRERLERHRDPKGAWRREWDAQKPEGMSVWGEKRGFWEKNLGFGGDF; encoded by the exons ATg GCGGCGGCTCTGGAGAAGGACGCGGAGCTGGACCGGAGAATCGCTGCCCTGCGCAGGAAGAACGAGGCGCTGGTGCGGCGCTACCAG GAAATCGAGGCAGACCGGCGCGCGGCCGAGCTCCAGGGGGGGGCAGTGACCGCCCGACCCCCCCGGGGGGGGCAGCGACACCCCCAGAGC GAGCCCAAGCCCCCCCCGAGGGacccaaagcccccccagggcccccccaggacccccgggCGCccccagggtgggggaggggcggggggggggtcccggccccggcggccccgggggagggggggaggggcgggggggggcgACGGCAGCGACAGAAAATCCCAG GAATGGGAGCAGCGGCGGCTGCAGAACATTGAGCAGATGAACGAGGAGATGCAGAAAATCGCTGAGTACGAGCGGAACTGCAGG GACGGATTCCCGGATCCCAGCCCGAATCCCGTTCGGAACTTTCTGGACGATCCCCGGCGCCGCGGCCCCGAGCGGGGGAGGGGCCCCGGGGGGGGCTCCCGGAGGCGCGGCCGGAGCTGGGGGGGAGCCGAGCTGGGCAAAAACACG TCTCGCCGGGGGGGGATCCCGGCCCCCCTGGATCCGACGCTCTGGATGACGGGAAGGGAACGGGCGGAATACGAGCGCTGGAAACGGGAACGGGATCGGATCGACCGCGAGCGCCTGGAGCGACACCGAGACCCCAAAGGAGCCTGGAGGAGGGAGTGGGACGCACAGAAACCCGAGGGGATGTcagtttggggagaaaaaaggggattttgggaaaaaaatttgggatttgggg gggatttttag